The following proteins come from a genomic window of Gallalistipes aquisgranensis:
- a CDS encoding AIR synthase related protein, with the protein MATTSRYARRGVSSSKEDVHNAIRKIDKGLYPKAFCKIIPDTLGGDDASCLVMHADGAGTKSSLAYMYWRETGDMSVWKGVAQDAIVMNTDDLLCVGATSGILLSSTIGRNKRLIPGEVISAIINGTEEFLQSMRDLGVEIWSTGGETADVGDLVRTIIVDSTVTARMKRSDVISNDRIKAGCYIVGLSSFGQATYETEYNGGMGSNGLTSARHDVFANYLASKYPESYDNGVPSDLVYTGKYRLTDKVEVDGQTLTMGKLVLSPTRTYAPIIREVLRHYRGNLHGMVHCSGGGQTKVLHFIEDVHVIKDNLFEVPFLFQAIQEQSETPWSEMYCVFNMGHRMELYVDPSVANDIVKISREFGVDARIIGRVEPSETPMVTIYKDGEEFSYTK; encoded by the coding sequence ATGGCAACGACATCGAGATACGCCCGCAGGGGCGTCTCCTCCTCCAAGGAGGATGTGCACAACGCGATCCGGAAGATCGACAAAGGACTTTATCCCAAGGCATTCTGCAAGATCATCCCCGATACGCTCGGGGGAGACGATGCGTCTTGTCTGGTGATGCACGCCGACGGAGCGGGGACCAAGTCGTCGCTGGCCTACATGTACTGGAGGGAGACGGGCGACATGTCGGTGTGGAAAGGGGTCGCTCAGGACGCCATCGTGATGAACACGGACGATCTGCTCTGCGTGGGGGCTACCAGCGGGATTCTGCTCTCTTCGACCATCGGGCGCAACAAGCGGCTGATTCCGGGCGAGGTGATCTCGGCGATCATCAACGGTACGGAGGAGTTTCTGCAGTCGATGCGTGACTTGGGGGTGGAGATATGGTCGACGGGCGGTGAGACGGCCGACGTGGGCGATCTGGTGCGAACGATCATTGTGGACAGTACGGTGACGGCCCGAATGAAGCGTTCGGACGTGATTTCGAACGACCGTATCAAGGCGGGTTGTTACATCGTGGGGCTGAGTTCTTTCGGACAGGCCACCTATGAAACGGAGTATAACGGGGGAATGGGCAGCAACGGCCTTACTTCGGCGCGTCACGACGTGTTCGCCAACTATCTGGCGTCGAAATATCCGGAGAGCTACGACAACGGAGTCCCTTCCGATCTGGTCTATACCGGGAAATACCGGCTGACCGACAAGGTCGAAGTGGACGGACAGACGCTGACCATGGGCAAACTGGTGCTTTCTCCCACGCGGACCTATGCACCGATTATCCGGGAGGTGTTGCGCCATTACCGGGGCAATCTCCACGGCATGGTGCATTGCAGCGGCGGCGGCCAGACGAAAGTGTTGCATTTCATCGAGGACGTGCATGTCATCAAGGACAATCTGTTCGAGGTTCCGTTCCTGTTCCAGGCGATTCAGGAGCAGAGCGAGACGCCGTGGAGCGAAATGTACTGCGTTTTCAATATGGGACACCGCATGGAGTTGTATGTCGATCCTTCGGTGGCCAACGACATCGTGAAAATTTCGCGCGAGTTCGGTGTGGACGCCCGGATCATCGGCCGGGTCGAACCTTCCGAAACACCGATGGTGACCATCTATAAGGACGGAGAGGAGTTTTCCTATACGAAATAG
- the gdhA gene encoding NADP-specific glutamate dehydrogenase, with amino-acid sequence MEKQAQKYVDEFMANLMAKNPGEKEFHQAVREVVETLAPYIIENPQLQKMKILERIAEPERVVMFRVPWLNDKGEVEINKGYRIQMNSAIGPYKGGIRFHPSVNLSILKFLAFEQTFKNSLTTLPMGGGKGGSDFNPKGKSDNEVMKFCQSFMTELQRHIGQDTDVPAGDIGVGGREIGFMFGQYKRLRNEFSGTLTGKGLDWGGSPLRPEATGYGTCYFASAMLATRGESFKGKTVAISGSGNVAQYATEKATQLGAKVVTLSDSNGYIYDPKGIDAEKLAYVMELKNIFRGRIKEYAERYPEAQYFEGERPWSVKCDIAMPCATQNELNGEEAKTLVANGCICVAEGANMPSTPEAIEVFQNAKLLYSPGKASNAGGVATSGLEMTQNSIRLKWTPEEVDEKLRSIMDNIHAACVKYGTEPDGYVNYVKGANIAGFIKVANAMLAQGLV; translated from the coding sequence ATGGAAAAGCAAGCACAGAAGTACGTAGACGAATTCATGGCCAACCTGATGGCGAAAAACCCCGGCGAAAAGGAGTTTCACCAGGCTGTCCGTGAGGTGGTGGAGACCCTTGCGCCCTACATCATCGAAAATCCCCAGCTGCAGAAGATGAAGATCCTGGAGCGTATCGCCGAACCCGAACGCGTGGTGATGTTCCGTGTGCCGTGGCTCAACGACAAGGGCGAAGTGGAGATCAACAAAGGATACCGCATCCAGATGAACAGCGCCATCGGCCCCTACAAGGGAGGCATCCGGTTCCATCCCAGCGTCAACCTCAGCATTCTGAAGTTCCTTGCTTTCGAACAGACCTTCAAGAACAGCCTCACCACACTGCCCATGGGCGGCGGCAAAGGCGGTTCCGACTTCAACCCCAAGGGCAAGTCGGACAACGAGGTGATGAAATTCTGCCAGAGTTTCATGACCGAACTGCAGCGCCACATCGGACAGGATACGGACGTACCGGCCGGCGACATCGGCGTAGGCGGCCGTGAAATCGGGTTCATGTTCGGCCAGTACAAACGCCTTCGTAACGAATTTTCCGGCACCCTGACCGGCAAGGGCCTCGACTGGGGCGGCAGCCCGCTGCGTCCCGAGGCCACGGGTTACGGCACCTGCTACTTTGCCTCGGCCATGCTCGCCACCCGCGGCGAAAGTTTCAAGGGCAAGACCGTAGCGATCTCCGGCTCGGGCAACGTGGCCCAATACGCCACGGAAAAGGCCACCCAACTCGGCGCCAAAGTGGTGACGCTATCCGATTCGAACGGATACATTTACGATCCGAAAGGGATCGACGCCGAAAAACTGGCCTATGTCATGGAACTCAAGAACATCTTCCGCGGCCGGATCAAAGAGTACGCCGAACGTTATCCCGAAGCCCAATATTTCGAAGGCGAACGTCCGTGGAGCGTGAAATGCGACATCGCCATGCCCTGCGCCACCCAGAACGAGCTCAACGGCGAAGAGGCCAAAACGCTGGTGGCCAACGGCTGCATCTGCGTGGCAGAGGGAGCCAACATGCCCTCCACCCCCGAAGCGATCGAGGTGTTCCAGAACGCGAAACTGCTCTACTCTCCGGGCAAGGCATCCAACGCCGGCGGCGTAGCCACTTCCGGACTGGAGATGACACAGAATTCGATCCGTCTGAAATGGACACCCGAAGAGGTGGACGAAAAACTCCGTTCCATCATGGACAACATCCACGCCGCCTGCGTAAAGTACGGCACGGAGCCCGACGGATACGTCAACTACGTGAAGGGAGCCAATATCGCCGGATTCATCAAGGTCGCCAACGCCATGCTGGCACAGGGACTGGTGTAG
- a CDS encoding linear amide C-N hydrolase, whose translation MMKRGFFCFVAAAAAAMAGWPGAAGACTGITFRAKDGACVVARTIEWGGSDLNSRYVVVPRGYTQRSMVPGGTDGMLFSARYGYVGLSVEQEEFVAEGLNETGLSAGLFYFPGYGQYEEFDPAKRSASIADLQLVSWILGGCRTVEEVKEAVGKVHVVAVDPRASTAHWRFADASGRQIVLEIVGGRPRFYENTLGVLTNSPGFEWQLTNLNNYVNLYSGSAPAHRLGAAELSPFGAGSGMLGIPGDVTPPSRFVRAAFYQATAPQPDSALNAVLQCFQILNNFDIPIGVEFAEGKIPADIPSATQWTSATDMKNGKIYYRTMYNSAIRSFDLRSIDFSRVKYLSRPLDEVRRQPVVPVPVG comes from the coding sequence ATGATGAAAAGAGGTTTTTTTTGCTTCGTTGCGGCGGCAGCCGCTGCGATGGCCGGATGGCCGGGAGCGGCCGGAGCCTGTACCGGTATCACGTTCAGGGCGAAAGACGGAGCCTGTGTGGTAGCCCGCACCATCGAATGGGGCGGGAGCGATCTGAACAGCCGGTATGTCGTCGTGCCGCGCGGATACACGCAGCGGTCGATGGTGCCCGGCGGTACGGACGGGATGCTTTTTTCAGCCCGTTACGGTTATGTCGGACTCTCCGTGGAGCAGGAGGAGTTCGTGGCTGAGGGACTGAACGAGACGGGTCTTTCGGCGGGTCTTTTCTATTTCCCCGGATACGGACAGTATGAAGAGTTCGATCCTGCGAAAAGATCGGCCAGTATCGCCGACCTTCAGCTCGTTTCCTGGATACTCGGCGGCTGCCGGACGGTGGAAGAGGTGAAGGAGGCAGTGGGAAAAGTGCATGTCGTCGCCGTCGATCCGCGGGCCTCCACGGCGCATTGGCGTTTCGCCGATGCGTCCGGTCGCCAGATCGTGCTGGAGATCGTCGGAGGTCGTCCCCGTTTTTATGAGAATACGCTCGGCGTACTGACCAACTCCCCGGGTTTCGAGTGGCAGTTGACCAATCTGAACAACTATGTCAACCTGTATTCCGGCTCGGCTCCGGCGCACAGGCTGGGGGCGGCGGAGCTCTCCCCTTTCGGGGCTGGGAGCGGCATGCTGGGGATTCCCGGCGACGTCACTCCGCCCTCGCGTTTCGTTCGGGCCGCCTTTTACCAGGCGACCGCGCCGCAGCCGGATTCGGCTCTGAATGCCGTTCTGCAATGTTTTCAGATTCTGAATAATTTCGATATTCCGATCGGGGTCGAATTCGCCGAGGGGAAAATCCCGGCCGATATTCCGAGTGCCACGCAGTGGACTTCAGCCACGGACATGAAGAATGGAAAGATCTATTACCGTACGATGTACAACAGTGCCATACGCAGTTTCGATCTGCGGTCGATAGATTTTTCCCGGGTGAAATACCTGTCCCGGCCATTGGATGAGGTGCGGCGGCAGCCGGTCGTCCCCGTGCCGGTCGGATAG